aaaaaaaaaaatatatcagattatcatatttgatatgaaaaatagaagagagatgataaaaaaattggtgtatctcatatttatttttctaagaaaaaatataaaataaatatcacgagagattgatatttaataattttttgagtgACAATAATCCATATTTGACAAAAATATCCTCAATGTAATAGATAGATTTTGCTAGAATGCTTCAAAAGATATTttagtctttttattttttatatatttatgatcGTCGTATTAAATATGGATCATTCAAATTTCAATTGGATGAAAAGTGCATGTGCATGACTGGTATAGTAAATATTTCAAagactaaaattattttatatatatatttttaaatgccTGCACCATCGAAGGTAGAGGAAGAGCTGGAAGGGATGGCGTGGAGAAGCCATGGGCAAGAAGGGGTGGTGGCGCAAGAAGTTGCGAGTGCCACCGAATGCGAAAGAGGTGTGGGAGGAGAGGGGGGTGGGGGTGGAGGAGTGGTGGTGGCATAGAGAACTCGCAAGCTATCAGGGGAGGGGGGAAGGGTAGGGCTGTTCATAATTCAGTTTCAGATCGAAAATCGATCTGAACTGAACaaaaaaatcaaaccaaaatcgagCCGAATATAATTCGGTTTGATtttcgatttttattttcaaaaattttgatttttgattcggtttggttaaaacaaaaaaaattaaaaattaaatcgaaaatcgaagttataatttaaatttatattgtttATTATGTTAAGAATTTGTTGGTTACATGGATGGATGattggatatttagatttgatctattattatAATTTACTGTGATGCTTGATTGCTTGTTTGTATTATAGATGATATAGTTTTTGATATATTACATTTTATTTATTATCGATTTATCATTTATCAATTATCAATGTATCATTACTTATCAATTATTgatttttaatgtaaaaaattactGATCAACAAATTCAACAGatcctaaatttaattaaatattatgtaACAAACTAACAATGAATTCacaataattatttgaatatattgtatcaaaaatagataattgaaaaaaaaatacaaaaaaaatcgaATAACCCAATTGAATCGAACTAAAATTCTCGATTCGATTCCTCTCTTATTCGAATCGATTTTCatttttctattatttagttTTCGGATCAGGTCAGTTCGGATCGAATTGGATCTGTTAAAACCGAATGAACAACCCTAGAGAAGGGGAGGAGAGTGGAGCACCGATAGGTGGAGAACCTATTGGGGGGTGGCAAGGGCATCATGGGTGAGGGAGGAGGGCGCTGTGGCGGAGCCACGCAGGCGGGGGAGTACCGGCATGCAAAGGACCCACGGGTGGGTggtggagaggaagaaagaagagagggggtcatagtgaagaagaaaaaagagttgGGGGGTTGCAGGAGGAAGAGGGGAATGCTACGACGGAGAAGACGAAAGGAGATGGGGGTGCACTACAGTAGAGAAGACGGGAGGGTGGGGGCACGGGGGGGGGTGGGGAGTGGGACGGGGACGAGCACGAGGGGGAGAGAGGATGGAAGACTGGCTGGGAGGGTGGCACGAGCACTCGAAGAGAGGAGGGAAGATTGGTGGGAGGGGGGTGTGGCACAAGCACCGAGGGGgagggggtggggtggggtgcgGCATGAGCACGAGAGGGGTGGGAGAGAGGACGACATGAGCACAGGAGGGGTGGGGTGGGAAGACCGACAAGGAGGATGGCACAAGCACCGATGAAGAAAGGGAAGACCACCAGAGAGGTGGCACGAGTGTCGGGGGGAAGACCGTCGGAGGGGGGTCGGGGGTGCGGCATAAGGGTGGGACGATGAAAAGTGGAaggagaaaaaagataaaatatctgaaatatcttttatgataaaatattataaaggagCACCATAGTAAAATTCGTAATCATTGAATTTATGCTAATACCTTTCCAAATTTATTCAATAAAgagttttgcaaaaaaaaaagagagataatatTATGTAAAATATTATGTGATTATAgttatttgataaaaattaattgaagatgataatattatcctaatattaaaaatttattttgtattggaggatatatttgtaaattttatcatatttctgTATAGATTTATCTCCAACCAAATATGATAATCTTTTTCAATGCCATTTTTTGAAGTAATTTTTTCACCAATCAAATAATATATGTACTCCAACCAAATAAATCCTAAAAAAGAAATCATatcatgaaaatttaaaaattcaaatattaaGCCCCTTTTATACAGTGCTAGAATTTAAAATCATGCCTACAtgagtttgattttattttttattttgcttttaaGATTAAACATGCAGGTACGCTTgcatacataaaaaattaaaaaatggaaGGGAAGAAAGAGTGTTGGATTCACGTACAATTTAATTTTTTTGGGTATTAATACATAATCTTTGTTTGGCGGGGCTTACGTTAGCTAATAACTAAACCAAATCCAAAAATCCCACCTCACATAGCGTTGTTCTTTTGTTCCATTATATGGCACATCCAGTAACTTTTTGAGCGGGATTATCGTACAAACAATTGGTGATTAATAAACTAAATCACCCAATATTTGGCATTCTCATTATAAACAGCACGCATTAAAACCATTAGTGATTAATGAACTATATCACCCAATATTTCATATTTAACATAGGAGGCATGgttttctttttcccctttttttttttttaatgtttgtgTGTATCTACGCAAATCATGAGCTGAATGATGTGGGTGGTGCATGCAAGCTTGTGAATAGGCTGAGTTTTGGATGGATTTAGATTAATTATTTACATACAAGGACGGTCCTTCCAGCACCCAAAAGAAAGTTGAAAAATGACATTATAATAAAATaccaaaaaattattcaaaataaaaacaaaaaaataacttAGAAAtgtatcctctctctctctctctctcacatgtgTGCGGATAAAgaaatagatatatatatatatacacacacactcagcaaaaaatattattttaatgacTAAAATATTATCCACTTTTGCAAATTACTCAATATCCTGCATTCTATCAGGTGTACAAATTCAGCCTGTATCAACAAACTAAATAGCGATTGAGGCAAAATAATCTTATGTCTTTAAAAAATCTCTTGTTTGGAAATTTAGTGGAACCAAGATGCAGGTGAACTCAAGTGCAATTAGATTAGCTAAACCAAAATCTAATCATCTTATTCATAAAAACCCACATGAAGCTTGTTTTGAGCTTTGAATAAAGTATAAATATATTAGGTGACATATCAGGAAAACATGGCACAACAATATTTTGTGGAGCACATCCCATGCAGGTTTTTCCCATTTAATTAGTTGTATGGGTCCACcgttcatttattttttttttactacgtAGTTCTCACTGTATCTAGTATTGGGGAGATAGTGCAGGTGATTCTTGTaaccctgttttctttttttttttctttaagaaaaaaaattagacatTCACATGCATGCAAGTCTAAAAAAGCAAGTTGAAGAATACTCTTCTTTTTGTACCCAAGGGGAAAGGAAAAGGCCTAGCTGGATATATGATGCTggttctatctcaaaattctagcACGTAGTCTCTGTATCATAAGTTAATGAACTCAAGGAATATCAATGGTGGTTATGACAAATAAAAGATGCTAAGTTACCTTTCACCAATTATATATGTAGAAAATTATTCATACGTAATCCTAATTCCACCAATTTTTGATCACATATCACTCGAATAATTCATCAATCAAACAACTCTAGCGCGTAAAGGGAACTTTCTCACTTAGAAAGAAAAGCAACTAAAGAAATcgaatattaagaaaaaaaaatgttattCAAGATCACAATATTAATTGACAAACCAATTTAAAGATGAAATAGGATTGGTGTTGATTAGGCTAAACCAAAAGCAAGAAATGATCTTAAATTAATAAACAAACAATCCGATAGCCAAGTGAAAAGACCAGAGAGCAAAAGTTACATCTATGAACAGTTCGAAATACACATGAACCGCTCCAAACATGTAGCAATATGGTTAATTAAGGAGGAGAATTAGAGACATCCAAACGATGCAAGCACATATGGAAGCCACACTAGCTAGTATCTGTATCCCTTGACATACAAGCTCTCTGAAGCCGCTGCGTCAGCACTTCCACCAGTGTACTTCCCAAGCGTAGCCTCCGAATTGGCCCTGCACCTTACCAGGAATGCCTTCTGGGCCGCTGCGACGTTCTCCTTCTTGCCAGCCCACTTCTTGATTGTGCTCTGCTGGAGGGCCCGTCCAAATGAGAAGGATAGAGTCCATGGCTTCAGCACGTCCAGCTTGTTCATGGCATTAAGGTTCAGTGTAGCCTCTTCCTCACTCTGCCCACCAGATAGGAACACGATCCCGGGAACGGCCGGAGGAACGGTGTGCCGGAGTGCTGCAACCGTGTACTCGGCTATCACTTCAGGACTCACCTGAAGATCCCAAATGTTCAGTTCAATTAAAGAAACTATCGTTTTCTTGGACAACGCAGAAGCTCCACATTTAATTTGATAGACAAATATAATGTTGTCATGTCATGTAAGTTTGTCATTCTTCTAGACAATCTGATGGTTTTAAGTCAGAACCCATTCCACATCATGCATCTAGATGCATGCACGGAGTGGGGGttcaggttgtatctttcacACGGAAGAACCATGGGATAGAGCGCACAGCCACTTCGAGATCCATGCAGGTGGATGGAGGAAGGTGTTGGAGTACTTTGAGATTTGTGTAAGATGCAATCCAAAGTCATGAAAAAAATATCGAAAGACACAACATCCCCATGGATTGCCGATGCTTGTGTGGGCACACATGTGAGACCGAAATAGTACTCTCTTCAAACCTACACTAGTTCCACAGAATCAGTTCATAAATCCAAGTCCTCATTAATCAGATCGAGCATCGTGATCAGTTGTAAGTGCTGGAATTAGCTATGAAACAGAAGTTATATGTGTCAAAATTGAAGGTACTATATTATCTATTTGTTCTATGATCTTCCCGTACGTCCTCCGTGAAATGACCCTCGAAAAAGTGAGACACCTGACCATGGCCTCATGAGAGTCTCTTGGGTAGCAATAGTTTGGACTTGAAGGCATGCACATATGTTACCTTTGGGCTGTCCGAGCCAGGCGTCACCATGTTGGGCTTCAGAAGGGTACCCTCAAGTAGCACATGGTGATCATTCAGTGCCTTGTAGACGGCGGCGAGCACCTTCTCCGTCACCGCCGCACACTTCTTGATGTCATGGTTGCCGTCGGTGAGGACCTCCGGCTCGACGATCGGCACGAGCCCGTTCTCCTGGCATATGATGGCATACCGTGCCAGCCCCTGAGCATTCTGCTGGATGGCCAGCTCCGATGGCTCCGTGGGCCCAATCTTCAGGACGGCCCTCCATTTGGCAAAGCGAGCTCCGGCCTTGTAGTATTGCTGGCAGCGGGCCCCAAGGGAGTCAAATCCTTGGGTGGTGGTCTCTGAGTTGGTGCCGGCGATGTCCACGGTGCCCTTGTCCACCTTGATGCCGGGGATGACCGAGTTCTCGAGAAGGACGTGGACGAAGGGCTTGCCATCGGACGTCTTCTGGTAGAGTGTTTCTTCGAAGAAGATGACGCCGGAGAGGTAGGAGAGGGCGTTTGGAACCGTGAAGAGGAGCTCGCGGAGGGCTTGGCGGTTGGACTCGATGTTCTCGACGTTGATGCTCGCGAGGCGCTTGCCGATGGTGCCGGTGCTCTCATCGGCGGCCAGAATGCCCTTGCCAGGAGTGGCTATGTACTTGGCTGTCT
Above is a genomic segment from Elaeis guineensis isolate ETL-2024a chromosome 1, EG11, whole genome shotgun sequence containing:
- the LOC105060505 gene encoding fructose-bisphosphate aldolase 5, cytosolic, whose translation is MSAFVGKYADELIKTAKYIATPGKGILAADESTGTIGKRLASINVENIESNRQALRELLFTVPNALSYLSGVIFFEETLYQKTSDGKPFVHVLLENSVIPGIKVDKGTVDIAGTNSETTTQGFDSLGARCQQYYKAGARFAKWRAVLKIGPTEPSELAIQQNAQGLARYAIICQENGLVPIVEPEVLTDGNHDIKKCAAVTEKVLAAVYKALNDHHVLLEGTLLKPNMVTPGSDSPKVSPEVIAEYTVAALRHTVPPAVPGIVFLSGGQSEEEATLNLNAMNKLDVLKPWTLSFSFGRALQQSTIKKWAGKKENVAAAQKAFLVRCRANSEATLGKYTGGSADAAASESLYVKGYRY